One segment of Lutra lutra chromosome 12, mLutLut1.2, whole genome shotgun sequence DNA contains the following:
- the LOC125082295 gene encoding protein CEBPZOS-like codes for MMARTMEPVAKKIFKGVLVAELLGVFGAYFLFNKMNTSQDFRQMMSKKFPFILEVYYKSIEQSGMYGVREQDQEKWLNSKN; via the coding sequence ATGATGGCCCGCACTATGGAACCAGTGGCAAAGAAGATCTTTAAAGGAGTTTTAGTAGCTGAACTCTTGGGTGTTTTTGgagcatattttttatttaataagatgAACACAAGCCAAGATTTCAGGCAAATGATGAGCAAGAAATTTCCCTTCATCTTAGAAGTTTATTACAAATCCATTGAACAGTCTGGAATGTATGGAGTCAGAGAGCAAGATCAAGAAAAATGGTTGAATAGCAAAAATTAG